From the genome of Biomphalaria glabrata chromosome 17, xgBioGlab47.1, whole genome shotgun sequence, one region includes:
- the LOC106059289 gene encoding galactoside alpha-(1,2)-fucosyltransferase 2-like: protein MSTMCLKIQTSHFLIVLFFALLNLGLYMFPNYTNTSKTAPMTTLDRHSNTQCKTTASLQLDRHSNTTNRSCLYLSTSFTGRIGNQMFIYATMVGLARAQNRMPFINTGGDLLTIFPITNIRTDINTTGWSVIGESGYATFDSKFMNLPQRNLTLAGYLQSWRYFLHAQDEIRREFTFVPSIQKEADAVLASCRSQLQNHVIVGVHVRRGDFVLDHKQKFGYGVANASYFVKAFAKIRSLLPNQNITFLVASDNLTWCKDNIKDTSVTFLPERDRGIHFAILSSCDHVILTSGTFGWWIAWLANGISIYFEGYIKKDSPLEAGFTSRDYYPLGWIGLGN, encoded by the exons ATGTCCACAATGTGTTTGAAGATACAAACAAGTCATTTTCTAATTGTCCTTTTCTTCGCATTGTTAAACTTAGGCCTGTACATGTT CCCAAACTACACGAATACATCTAAGACTGCACCTATGACTACACTAGACAGACATTCCAACACTCAGTGTAAGACTACAGCTAGCCTTCAGTTAGACAGACATTCCAACACTACGAATAGATCGTGTCTGTACCTATCCACATCGTTCACAGGACGTATTGGTAATCAGATGTTTATCTACGCCACCATGGTGGGCTTAGCCAGGGCGCAGAATAGGATGCCATTTATCAACACAGGGGGTGATCTGCTGACCATTTTTCCGATCACCAACATACGAACTGATATCAACACAACTGG atggaGTGTCATTGGTGAATCAGGCTATGCCACATTTGACTCAAAATTTATGAATCTTCCTCAAAGAAATCTGACCTTAGCGGGCTATTTACAAAGCTGGAGATATTTTCTACACGCTCAAGATGAAATTAGGCGGGAATTTACTTTCGTACCTTCCATACAGAAAGAAGCAGACGCTGTACTTGCAAGTTGTAGATCACAACTACAGAATCACGTGATAGTCGGCGTGCACGTTCGACGTGGTGACTTTGTCCTAGATCATAAACAGAAATTCGGCTACGGAGTTGCGAATGCGTCATATTTTGTCAAAGCCTTCGCTAAAATAAGGTCATTACTACCCAATCAAAACATAACATTTCTGGTGGCGAGTGACAACTTGACTTGGTGtaaggacaacataaaagatacAAGCGTTACATTTTTACCCGAGAGGGATCGAGGAATTCACTTCGCCATTTTGTCCAGCTGTGATCACGTGATCTTGACAAGCGGAACGTTTGGCTGGTGGATTGCCTGGCTGGCCAACggaattagtatttattttgaAGGTTATATTAAAAAAGACTCGCCCTTGGAGGCTGGGTTTACTTCTCGCGATTATTATCCGCTTGGTTGGATAGGCTTGGGGAATTAA